The DNA segment GCCGCTTAACACAAAATCCCAACCACGCTTCCGCCGGGAAAGGTGGTCCCGGCGGAAGCGATGCGACAATCGTTTGAGCGGGGTGTGGAAACTTTACGCGGCCTTCTCCTCGCGGATGAGACTCCGCATCTTCTCTTTCAGGTCCGGCGGGATTTCCGTCATTCCGTGGAATTGCCTTCCGTGCTCAAGAGCGTCCTGGAACAGTTCCTCCTCCGTTTCGCCGCGGCAGACGTAATCGCAATCCACACCGGCGTCCCTGCAGTAGATCACTTTCGACATCTTCCACCTCCGTCCCCGGACTGAATTATTGGGGTTTATCGTATGATGGTCACGACAGGGGTGGAGATGCCGGCGGGTTGAAATTAAACCTTTTCGCCCGACATCACGACGAAGACGCCCCCGCTCCCCGGATCCAGCCCGAGGTTTCGACGAAGCCCCTTTATGCTGGAGGAGTCGAGCGTCATACCGGCCCGCAGCAGCAGAATGCCCGTGCCGCTTACGATGTCCCGCGAGAGCACCATCCCCTCGCACAAATCTTCCAGGGACAGTTCCATCTCGACCGCACCGGCTGCCTGGGGCAATTCCGCGAAGACAGGCGGCACTGTTTCCGCTGCGCACCGGAACAGCCTGGGATCGAACCTCGTACCAAGCAGCGCCCTCAATGCATCGAGAACGGAATCGGGGGTGCCCCCGTTTCGCCTGGAGGCGATCTCGTGGTCCAGGAAATCGGCCACTGCGACGATCCGGGAGCCGACGGGTATCGCCTCGCCGTGAAGATTGTCGGGGAAACCGCTCCCGTCCCAGCATTCGTGGTGGCCGCGGATGATGACGCCGGCCGGACGTAGCTCCTCGATGGTGTCGATGGCAGTCTGCCCGCGCACCGGGTGTTCCATGTATGCCGCCTTCTCGGCGGGAGTCATCGATTTCTCCACTTTGCGCAGAAGGAGGTCGGAACACCCTATCTTCCCGATATCGTGAAGGAGAGCGGCGACGCGGATCGTTTCGATCTCCTCCGCTGGAAGCGCCATCGAGCATGCGATCCTCTCCGCGAGGGCTGCGACGTTGCGTGAATGGTCCCGGGAAGCGCTGCCGCGAAGCTCGATGAGCGCCGCGAAGGCGCCCAGCATGTCGGCGAAGTTCCGTTGCAGCTTTTCATTCAATGCGCACAACGTCTCGTTCTGACGTCGAATCTCCCCGGTCTGCCCGGCAACGCGCTGCTCGAGGTTGACGTTCCATTCCTTGAGTTCCTTGTTCTGGCGCAGGACGACGCCCGTGAGCCGGCGGTTTTCCCTCACGAGGGAATACCGCTGCGCCGCCTCCCGAACGGCCAATACAAGATCCTGGTCGTTCCACGGCTTCGTTATGTATCGGTGCGCGCCGCCCTTGTTGATGGCGTCGACCGCGGCGACCACGTCCGCGTAGCCGGTCAGGACGATCCGCACCGCCTCGGGAACGATTTCCCTTGCTTTCTCGAGGAATTGGGCTCCGCTCATGCCCGGCATCCTCTGGTCCGTCACTATTACGCCGACTTCCGCCTTCGCCCGCAGGAATACGAGCGCATCTTCCCCCGAAGCAGCGGTCTCGACCTCGAACGGCTCGTCGTCGAACAGGCGCCGAAGAGACTTCAGGATGTTCGCCTCGTCGTCGACAAACAATATGCGCACGGGGGCTTCCAGGTCATTCCTCCCGGATCACGGGAATTTTCACGGTGAACGTCGTGCCTATCCCGATCTCGCTGGCGACGGATATGTCGCCGTTATGCTGCTTTACTATGTCGTATGTGATGCTCAAACCCAGCCCCGTCCCCTTCCCTACCTCCTTTGTCGTGAAAAAAGGCTCGAAGATCCTGCCGAGGTGTTCCGACGGTATGCCGCAGCCGGTATCGGATACGGCCACCACGATGTGGCCGTTCTCGGACCACGTCCGGACGCCGATTTCCCCATTCGTCTCGATCGCCTGCGACGCGTTGACCAGCAGGTTCATGAATACCTGGTTCAATTGCCGCGGGCGGCACCTGGTCGGCGGAATCTCTCCGAATTCCCTTTTGAGGGCGGCCTTGTACTTCAGTTCGTTCCACACGATGTTTATGGTGCTCGACAGGCATTCGTTGATGTCCGCCATCTTCGCATCGGCTTCGTCCACCCGGGAAAACGCCTTCAGGTCCAGGACTATGGTGCGGACCCTCTCCGTGCCTTCCGCTGATTCCTCGATCAGGTCCGAGATGTCCTTCCGGGTGTGATCGATCTTCATCTCCCGGCTCTTATCTTGAAGCGTGTCCCGCTCCGCTTCAGGGCAGCAACGGTAAATGACGCCCTCTTGCAGGTCCATGTACTGCGTCAGCCGGTCGACATATTTTCGGAGCGTTCCCAGGTTGCTGGAGACGAAGCCGATCGGGTTGTTGATCTCGTGGGCAACCCCCGCCGCAAGCTGCCCGATGGAAGCCATTTTTTCCTGCTGGAGGATCTTCGCCTGGCTGGTTTTCAGCTCGGTGTATGCCTTTTGGAGCTCGACGTTCTTTCGGGAAAGCTCCACCTGCGCGGTTTCGAGCAGCGCCTTTTCGACCTGCAGGTCCTTTTCCGTATTCTTGCGTGCGGTGATGTCGAGGAGCAGTCCGTCCACGTACGCGAAATTTCCCGCGGCATCGTAGGTGATCTGCCGCCGGTCCGCGACCGACCGCACGGATCCGTCCCGGTGGAGGATCCTGTATTCCACTCGAAGGACCTTCCTCGTCTCGCGCACGGCAGCCCGGTAGGCGTTTTTCACCGATTCCAGGTCTTCGGGATGGATCAGGTCCCGCCAAACCACCCCGCCGTCCAGGAACTCGTCCGGCCGGTAGCCTGTGATGCGTTCCACGTCGGCCCCTATCAATTCGAGCGACCAGTCGCGACGTCCCCGGTACACCATTCCCGGCACGTTGTTCATAAGCGAGATCAGGCGGCCCGCGATTTCCCGGGAGTCGCGGGAGACCCTCTCGTGATGCACCGCGACTGCGATTTCCCGGGCGAATCCTTCGACCGTTATCAATTCGTCGTCTGTCCAACTGTACGGCGCTTCGCGCGCGACGAAAAGAGCCCCTGCGCATTTCTCGTTCAGGGTAAGCGGTACGGTCAGGAACGACGCGATACGGTGGCGGCGCAGTTCTTCCGTTTGCCCAGGCCGGGTCTCCACGGAATCCCCCACGTCGAACACCATCCTGGACCCGCCCGGCCGCCGCGCATCGGGATCGGCCCCGAACTCCTTGCGGTAAAGCGCTGATCCCACGGGAGGAAAGTCCGGCGCGTTGTACTCGACCGTTTTGTCGGGATCTCCGCGGAGGAACACCGCGCACCGCGGAACCTCGAGCAGCATCGCCAGTCCGGCGGTCGCCTCGTGGAGGGTTTCCCCGATGTCCCGCTCGGCGATC comes from the Deltaproteobacteria bacterium genome and includes:
- a CDS encoding DUF1059 domain-containing protein, which produces MSKVIYCRDAGVDCDYVCRGETEEELFQDALEHGRQFHGMTEIPPDLKEKMRSLIREEKAA
- a CDS encoding response regulator, whose protein sequence is MEAPVRILFVDDEANILKSLRRLFDDEPFEVETAASGEDALVFLRAKAEVGVIVTDQRMPGMSGAQFLEKAREIVPEAVRIVLTGYADVVAAVDAINKGGAHRYITKPWNDQDLVLAVREAAQRYSLVRENRRLTGVVLRQNKELKEWNVNLEQRVAGQTGEIRRQNETLCALNEKLQRNFADMLGAFAALIELRGSASRDHSRNVAALAERIACSMALPAEEIETIRVAALLHDIGKIGCSDLLLRKVEKSMTPAEKAAYMEHPVRGQTAIDTIEELRPAGVIIRGHHECWDGSGFPDNLHGEAIPVGSRIVAVADFLDHEIASRRNGGTPDSVLDALRALLGTRFDPRLFRCAAETVPPVFAELPQAAGAVEMELSLEDLCEGMVLSRDIVSGTGILLLRAGMTLDSSSIKGLRRNLGLDPGSGGVFVVMSGEKV
- a CDS encoding PAS domain-containing protein, which produces MPATDAAEICGPATGKYGICRFFLRVLAIVGLAELVTMAILHVAAIPPGIGEFVLDSAILTVISSPFLYLWVFKALSRKIDAGAELERKGQATEAVLLEYSGRLAVTEFARRQENDRLKRMEKMKMIASSVIAERDIGETLHEATAGLAMLLEVPRCAVFLRGDPDKTVEYNAPDFPPVGSALYRKEFGADPDARRPGGSRMVFDVGDSVETRPGQTEELRRHRIASFLTVPLTLNEKCAGALFVAREAPYSWTDDELITVEGFAREIAVAVHHERVSRDSREIAGRLISLMNNVPGMVYRGRRDWSLELIGADVERITGYRPDEFLDGGVVWRDLIHPEDLESVKNAYRAAVRETRKVLRVEYRILHRDGSVRSVADRRQITYDAAGNFAYVDGLLLDITARKNTEKDLQVEKALLETAQVELSRKNVELQKAYTELKTSQAKILQQEKMASIGQLAAGVAHEINNPIGFVSSNLGTLRKYVDRLTQYMDLQEGVIYRCCPEAERDTLQDKSREMKIDHTRKDISDLIEESAEGTERVRTIVLDLKAFSRVDEADAKMADINECLSSTINIVWNELKYKAALKREFGEIPPTRCRPRQLNQVFMNLLVNASQAIETNGEIGVRTWSENGHIVVAVSDTGCGIPSEHLGRIFEPFFTTKEVGKGTGLGLSITYDIVKQHNGDISVASEIGIGTTFTVKIPVIREE